One genomic region from Verrucomicrobiota bacterium encodes:
- a CDS encoding 30S ribosomal protein S6 — MKRYEGLFILNTAGREDGVKEMIDRLTADIAEQGGKVETTQKMDKRPFSRVSDRRYTSGFYVNIIFQGNPDSLPALRQKFSLNDEVYRVLFTEAPVLAK, encoded by the coding sequence ATGAAACGATACGAAGGTCTGTTTATTTTGAACACTGCGGGTCGCGAAGATGGGGTCAAGGAAATGATCGACCGTCTCACGGCCGACATTGCCGAGCAGGGCGGCAAAGTCGAAACGACGCAAAAGATGGACAAACGCCCGTTTTCTCGCGTGTCGGATCGCCGATATACCTCGGGTTTTTACGTGAACATTATTTTTCAGGGCAACCCGGATTCTCTCCCCGCCTTGCGGCAAAAATTCTCCCTGAACGATGAGGTCTATCGCGTGTTGTTCACCGAAGCTCCCGTCCTGGCAAAATAG
- a CDS encoding single-stranded DNA-binding protein has translation MASFNKVILVGNLTRDPELRFTPKGTAIAKIGLAVNRVWKTDTGETKEEVTFVDIDIFGKTAENVANYLRKGSPALIEGRLKLDTWEDKQTNQKRSRLTVVAETVQFLGSPRSQEGSQGSGEFNRGRVQSSGGNPAPASTEGGEDGPSDDEVPF, from the coding sequence ATGGCCAGTTTCAATAAAGTCATCTTGGTCGGGAACCTAACGCGGGATCCTGAACTCCGGTTCACGCCCAAGGGCACCGCCATCGCCAAGATTGGATTGGCTGTGAATCGCGTTTGGAAAACGGATACGGGCGAGACCAAAGAAGAAGTGACGTTCGTCGATATCGACATCTTTGGGAAGACGGCGGAGAACGTGGCGAACTATCTTCGCAAAGGCAGCCCGGCCCTTATCGAGGGGCGCTTGAAGCTGGACACGTGGGAAGATAAGCAAACCAATCAGAAGCGCAGCCGCCTGACGGTAGTTGCGGAAACGGTCCAGTTTTTGGGCTCGCCCCGTTCGCAGGAAGGTTCACAGGGGTCTGGCGAATTCAACCGGGGCCGCGTGCAATCTTCCGGGGGCAATCCCGCCCCCGCGTCCACGGAAGGCGGGGAAGACGGCCCTTCGGACGACGAAGTTCCCTTTTGA
- a CDS encoding 50S ribosomal protein L9 gives MAKTEVILTHNIVGLGAESDHVKVAAGYARNYLIPHGFAIPLTGANKRRIESLRQRRAEREAHEFNTMSELARSLEKMTLTISVKTGDDGKMFGSITSGSIADELKHQFDISLDKRKIHLEKPIKTLGDHEVAMKLHSEVNTTLKVVVKSTTPPPAPAVEAKPAEAPKTEKSGARPKGK, from the coding sequence ATGGCAAAGACAGAAGTGATCCTCACTCACAACATCGTCGGACTGGGCGCCGAATCAGACCATGTCAAAGTGGCCGCCGGTTATGCCCGCAATTATTTGATTCCCCATGGATTCGCGATTCCGCTGACGGGTGCCAACAAGCGCCGCATCGAATCCTTGCGCCAGCGCCGGGCCGAGCGGGAAGCTCATGAGTTCAACACCATGTCGGAACTGGCCCGGAGTCTCGAGAAGATGACGCTGACGATTTCCGTGAAAACAGGAGATGACGGCAAGATGTTCGGTTCGATCACCTCCGGTTCCATTGCCGATGAATTGAAGCATCAATTTGATATCTCGCTCGACAAGCGCAAAATTCATTTGGAAAAACCCATCAAGACCCTGGGTGATCATGAGGTGGCGATGAAACTGCACAGCGAAGTGAATACAACGCTGAAGGTGGTGGTGAAGAGCACCACGCCGCCGCCCGCTCCAGCGGTCGAAGCCAAGCCCGCGGAGGCTCCCAAAACCGAGAAAAGCGGAGCACGTCCCAAGGGCAAATAA